The genomic window CGCGCGAGCAGGCGCAGGCGGGCGGGACGCCGCTGGACCGCCTGCGCGCCGTGCTGCGCTCCCGCGAGACGCTGCTGCTGCTGGACAACTGCGAGCACCTGATCGAGGCCGCCGCGGAGTTGGTCGACCAGGTGCTCGGCGAGTGCCCGGGGCTGCGGATCCTGGCCACCAGCCGCGAGCCGCTGGGCCTGACCGGCGAGGCGCTCTGGCCGGTGCGGCCGCTCGCGCTGCCCGCGCCGGACGCGGGGGTGGCCGAGGCGCTGGGCTCCCCCGCCGTGCGACTGCTGGAGGACCGGGCGGCCACCGCCGGCTCCGGCTTCACCGTGAGCGAGCAGACCGTGGCGGCCGTCGGCCGGATCTGCCGCGCGGTGGACGGCATGCCGCTGGCGATCGAGCTGGCCGCGGCCCGGCTGCGCACGATGAGCGCCGAGCAGGTGGCCGCCCGCCTGGACGACCGGTTCCGGCTGCTGACCGGCGGCGCCCGCACCGCACCGCGCCAGCACCGCACGCTGCGCGCGGTGGTCGACTGGAGCTGGGAGCTGCTCAGCGAGGCGGAGCGGATCCTGCTGCGCCGACTGGCCGTCTTCGCCGGCGGCGCCACCCTGGAGGCGGCCGAGCAGGTCTGCGCGGACCGCGCCGGCAGCGGTCTGAAGCAGGAAGTCGACCAGGCCGACGTCCTGGACCTGATCAGCTCGCTCACCGACAAGTCGCTCCTGGTCGCCACCGGCGACGGCCGCTACCGGATGCTGGAGACGATCAAGGCGTACGGCCTGGAGAAGCTGACCGAGGCCGGCGAACGGGAGACCGTGCGCCGCGCCCACGCCGACTGGTTCGCCGAACTGGCCGAACGGGCGGACCCGTACCTGCACCGGGCCGAGCAGCTGGAGTGGCTGGCCCTGCTCGCCGCCGACCACGACAACCTCACCGCCGCCCTGCGCGGTGCGCTCGCGGCGGGCGAGGCCCGGTCGGCGGTGCGGCTGGTGGCGGGCTGCGGCTGGTACTGGTGGCTCAGCGGCCATAAGGCCGAGGGCGCCGAACTGGCCGCCCGGGCGCTGGCACTGCCGGACGGTGAGCAGGACGAGGCGCGGGCCGTCGCCTGCGCGGTCACCGTGATGCTGGCCATGGCCGGGCTCGGCGACGAGCGCCAGATCGTCGAGCTCCTGCACGAGGCCCAGCTGCTCGCCGAACTGACCGGCAGCCGCAACCCGATCGTGCGCTTCGCCCGGCCGCTCAACCAGCTGCTGGTGCGCGACGAGGAGCCCGGCGCGGTGGTCCGGGTCTGGGACGAACTGGCCGACGAGGCCGCCGACGAGGATCCCTGGGTCCTTGCCTCCGCCCGGTTGGAGGGCGCCCGCGCACTCCTCAACATCGGCGGCCCACCGGCCGAGGCGGAGCACCGGATCCGCGCCTCGCTGGCCGGGTTCCGCGCCATCGGCGAACGCTGGGGCATCTCCTTCGCGCTGAGCGTGCTGGCCGACCTCATCGCCCGGCGCGGCGACCACGCCGCCGCGGTCGACCTGTACGAGCAGGCCATCGCCGTCACCACCGAACTCGGCGGCATCGAGGACCGCCTGCACACCCAGGGCCGGCAGGCCGAGTTGCGCTGGCTGCTCGGCGACCGGGTGGGCAGTGCCTCCGTCCTGGCGCAGGCCGAGCGCGAGGCCCGCACGCTGCCCTGGACCGACGCGCTCGCCGGACTGGCCCACTCCACGGCCGAGATCGCCCGCTGGTCCGGCCGCACCGCCGACGCCCGCGCCGAGCTGGCCCGGGCCGACGAGATCACCCGGAGCATCGTCGTGCACCCGGTGTTCCGCGCGATGCTGCTCGACTCACTGGCCCATCTCGACGCCACGGACGGCGACTTGACGGCCGCCCGCACCCACCGCCGCACGGCCCTCGACCTCGCCCTGACGGCCGGCCACGCCCCCACCATCGCCCAGACCCTGGTCGGCCTCGCGGACCAGGCGCTGCGCCAGGGCAGTCCCTCCCAGGCCGCCCGACTCCTCGCCGCCGCCCACGCGGTCCGCGGCGGCCCCGACCTCTCCCGCCCCGACGCCCCCAGAGTTGAAGCCGCCACCCGCACCGCCCTCGGCGACCACTACGCCGAGGCAGCCCGCGCAGGCGCCGCGGTGACCTCGGGAACGGCGGGCCTGACCCCGGCGACGCCGGCGGCGGTGCGGGAGCTGGCGGCCGTCACCCTCGCCGGTTCTGCTGCCCCGGGTGGCGCCGGGGACTGAGGCCCGGTCAGCGGGAGGTCCGGCCGGAACCTCCGGTGCCTGACCGCCCACACCCTCGTCGGCTTCCCGACCGACATCGAGTGCCTGATCGGCACGGCGCCGGCCGTGGGACGCTGGGCGCGGAAGGGAAGCTCACCGGAGACGCCCGTCACCCCGCACGCTCGCCACGAACGCCTGCCACTCCTCCCCCGCGAAGGCCAGCGCGGGGCCGTGCGGGTCCTTGGAATCGCGGACCGCCATGCCTCCCGTGCCCATGCGGCCCGTCTCCACACAGTCGCTCTGAGCCCCTGAGAACGAGGACTTGCGCCACTCGATCCGATCCTCAGCGGCAGTCAGGGGAAGATTGCTCGTCATGATCTAGACCATTCCTTTTTGCGATGCGCTCGATCAGCGCGACTGATTCGGTGCGTGACAACGATTCCGCGAGAGCACGGCGGAACAGCGTGGCGTACTTGAGCACCTCGTCCGGCTCTTCGATGTAGAGCGTGCTGAGCAGGCTGTCCACATACGCGACATCCGTCTCGGTCGTCTCCGGGAAGCTCAGCACGACGACCGGGCCGAACAGGGCAGCGTGGATCTCCGAGGCTTCTGGCAGGACCTGGATGCTGATGTTCGGCTGTCCGGAGGCGACCACGAGAGAACCGAGCTGATCACGCATCACCGACGGCCCGCCGATCTGATGCTTGAGCACGGACTCCGAGAGCACCACCCACAGGCGCAACGGCACCTCACGGGTGAGTACCGAACGGCGCTCCTGACGAACCTTGGTCAGGGTTTCGACCTGCTCCGGGGTCGCATCCTCTATCTGCGCACGGACCACGGCACGGGTGTAGTCCTCGGTCTGCAAGAGACCGGGTACGAGGAGGGTCTGAATGCTGTAGGCATCCGAGGCGTCGGCTTCCAGCGCGATGTAGTCGGCGTAGAGCGGAGACAGCGTCTCCGAGTAGCGGTCCCACCAGCCACGCAGCCGCCCCTCGCGTGACAGCGCCTCCAAGCCACCCCGCACACTTGGATCATGGACTCCGTACAGATCGAGCAGAAGCCGTAGATCGACGATCCTGATCCCGGACTGCGCCGCCTCGATCCGGCTGATCTTGCTTTCGGCGCAAGCGAGTTGCTGTGCGGCCTGAGCGAGAGTCAACCGCTTGGCAGTTCGAAGCTCCTTGAGCGTTCGGGCGAGCCGCCGCTGACGGACAGTCGGATTCCTGTTCACGGGCACGATGGACCTCCCCTCGGGTGTGGCTCGTAAGTCTGCCCTCCCGCGACCAGGACAACAATCTTTAACAGGTTCCCAAAGTAGGGACTTGCACCATAGTTACTTCCAAGAGGATGCTACTCGGAGTGGATAACACCACGACAGACCGTGATCATGACGGTTCGTCACCGGGCATCCCCGTGCCCGCGTCCGGCCGTCCCCCAGGGCGCCCTTCTCTCGCGCCTGCTTCATTCAACAGCCGTGCCGCACAGGGAGTTTCGCCATGCCGGAAACGCTCGACCACCTCCCCCTCGCCCGCACCATGGAGCCGACCTGGCTCGCGAAGTCCGACCACTCTCCGGCCGCAGCCAGACGGCTGCTGCGCAGCTTCCTGTCAGGCGTGCGCGGCGGCGAACGCTTCAGCGACAAGGGGCAGCTGCTGGTCAGCGAGCTGGTCACCAACGCAGTCGTCCACGCGACGAGGAGCGACCAGCGGATCCGACTGCGCCTGGAGGTGGACCAGGAGCAGCTGTGGATCACCGTGGAGGACGCCTCCGACCAGGTACCGCAACCACGCAAGAGCACCGACGGCGAGTCGGGCCGAGGCCTGCTCCTGGTAGAGGCACTCGCCGACGCCTGGGGCTGGGGTCCGCGCGAGGGCGTCGGCAAACAGGTCTGGTGCGTCTGCTCCCCCGACCCGGCGGCGGGACAGCCCTGCCGCCGGCGGTGATCGCCCTGGCACCGCCGGATGCGCCCAGATGGGGCACAGGCACATCGTTTGCGCAGACCTCCTCGTTTGCCCGGATATGGGCGCATTAACGAATCTGCACGACGAACGTCCGCACACGGGCGAGGATGGCACCCCCATCACATTGGCCGAGCGCTGTCATGCCACGGGCGGCCTGTTCAGGACCACCCTCGGAGAGTTGCGCGAGGAACTCGGCTACGGACGGCTCGGCAGGCATGTCCTGGCGGAGGCGGCGGAGAGCCTGACCCTGGAGGGGCTCGGCTGGTTCCCCTCCTGGCGCCTGTCGCCGAGGAACGACAAGCCGCACAAGGACCAGGAACTCTGGGTGTTCGCGCGGGACGGCGGCCTCCGCTGTCAAATCATCTGCGCCATCCAGGAACCTGATGACTGCGATGTTCCCGCAGTCCTGAACGGGCTGCTCACCGGTCGGCCGCAGGATCTCTCCCCGGAGGACAAGCTCGACCTGATTCGCGAGATCCTCGGCCTCTGACCTCCCCGGATGCTCCTCCCAGCCGCACGGCCATGCGCACGGATCCGACTTCTGACGCATCTTCAGATCAGCTATGAACCCGTTTGGATTTTTAACACACCATCAAACTCATGAGGCCTTTAGTGTACGTACGAGTGAGCGATGGAACGTCACTGCCCCGGCAGGCAAAGGCCGAGCGATCTCCCGTCCGGTGAGTCCGCGAACCGGCTCGACGCGCCGACCGGCACCCTGCGGCTTGACCAGAGCTCACCACGTCAGCTCGGAGCCTCCCCACCTGGGAGTCCGAGTTCAACGGCGGCAAGAAAGGTCTTGCTCATATGACAGTGGATGTCATCGTGTCCGCCCCCTGCCGAAGGCGTAGACGCACCCGGCTCAAGGAGGCCCTGGTTCTGCTTCCCGGCCTGGCGCTGCTGGCAACGGGCGTGCTTCAACCCGGCATCGCGCACGCCGCGGACGCACCCGTGGAGCTGGGGACCGACACCAGCTACGCGGTTCTGGGCGGTTCAACGGTCACCAACACGGGGCCCAGTGTGATCAACGGCGACCTGGGCCTCAGCCCGGGCTCCTCGGTCACGGGCTTTCCGCCGGGCATCGTCAACGGCGCGCAGCACGTCGCTGACGCGCCCGCCCTGCAGGCACAGTCGGACCTGGTCATCGCGTACAACGACGCGGCCGGCCGAGCACCCACGGCCAACGTCGCGGGTGACCTGGTCGGGCTGACACTGACGCCCGGCGTCTACAAGTCCACCGGGCCGCTGGGACTGACCGGGACGGTGACGCTCGACGCCCAGGGCGATCCCAGTGCGGTGTTCATCTTCCAGATCGCCTCGACCCTGATCACCGGCTCGGCGAGCAACGTCAGTCTCGTCAACGGGGCGCAGGCCTGCAACGTGTTCTGGCAGGTGGGGAGCTCCGCCACGATCGGGACCAATTCCTTCTTCAAGGGCAACATCCTGGCCCTGACATCCATCGCGGCACAGACCGGCACCGTGATCGAGGGCCGGGCCCTGGCGCGCAACGGCGCGGTCACGCTGGACACCAACACCATCACGAGAGCGGCCTGCACCGTCGGCCCGCCTGGACCGGCCGGACCCAGCGGCCCCGCCGGCCCCTCCGGACCGGCCGGACCCAGCGGGCCCGCCGGCCCGACCGGCTCACCCGGCCCGACCGGTGCTCCCGGTGCTCCCGGCCCGAACGGCGCTCCCGGTGCCCCCGGCGCCAACGGTTCTCCCGGCGCTCCTGGCGCGCCCGGCCCCAACGGTGCGCCTGGCGCGCCCGGCTCGCCGGGAGCTCCCGGTGCGCCCGGTCCTAACGGTGCGCCCGGCTCCCCCGGCACGAACGGTGCGCCTGGAGCTCCCGGTGCTCCCGGTGCTCCCGGTGCTCCCGGTGCTCCCGGTGCTCCCGGTGCCAACGGTTCTCCCGGCGCTCCTGGCGCGCCCGGCCCGAACGGCGCTCCAGGTGCCCCCGGCGCCAACGGATCCCCCGGCCCCAACGGTGCCCCAGGTGCCAACGGATCCCCCGGCGCTCCTGGCCCCAACGGCGCTCCAGGCGCCCCCGGTGCTCCCGGCGCCAACGGATCCCCCGGCCCCAACGGCCTGCCGGGCGCCAACGGATCCCCCGGCGCTCCTGGTGCTCCCGGCCCCAACGGAGCTCCCGGCGCCCCCGGCGCTCCCGGTGCTCCCGGCCCCAACGGAGCCCCCGGCGCCCCCGGCGCTCCCGGTGCCCCCGGTCCGGCCGGACCCGCCGGACCCGCCGGGCCTGCTGGCCCCGCCGGACCTCCCGAGACTCCGGGGAATCACGGCGGCCACGGCGATCACGGCGATCACGGCCAAGTAGGCCCTGGACAGGGTGATCACGAGAAGGGCTCCGGCGGTCACGATCAGGGCAACCACGCGACGGTCCCCAGCGGTCACGACCAGGGTGGCAACGGGCAGCACCCGAAGAAGCCGGGCGCGCTCGCTGCAACCGGTGCAGGCATGGCCGCCGACATTGCAGCCGGCTCGCTGACCATGCTGGCTCTGGGATGCCTGGCCCTCGTCCTCGTGAGGAGAAG from Kitasatospora sp. NBC_01250 includes these protein-coding regions:
- a CDS encoding BTAD domain-containing putative transcriptional regulator, encoding MLISMLGPLEVRADAGGGGGARIEVGGARLRALLIVLALEPGRVVSAESLIDGIWDQDPPMGAANALQALVSRLRRALPVAVESHPAGYRLVVEPDAVDVIRFERLAADGRAALERDTGAAARLLREALELWRGPALLEVAGADFFRGPVARLSELRVAALEDRVEADLRLGHGRELTGELAALVAEYPLRERLVGALMRALVASGRPAEALTAYERAREVLADELGADPSPELSALHTALLRGELATSAQPAPAPAPAPPPAPRGPLTNLRAGLASFVGREEDLAQVSRLVGEHRLTTLTGPGGAGKTRLSIEAARPLLDRFPDGVWLVELAPLTDGADLPQAVLAALGPREQAQAGGTPLDRLRAVLRSRETLLLLDNCEHLIEAAAELVDQVLGECPGLRILATSREPLGLTGEALWPVRPLALPAPDAGVAEALGSPAVRLLEDRAATAGSGFTVSEQTVAAVGRICRAVDGMPLAIELAAARLRTMSAEQVAARLDDRFRLLTGGARTAPRQHRTLRAVVDWSWELLSEAERILLRRLAVFAGGATLEAAEQVCADRAGSGLKQEVDQADVLDLISSLTDKSLLVATGDGRYRMLETIKAYGLEKLTEAGERETVRRAHADWFAELAERADPYLHRAEQLEWLALLAADHDNLTAALRGALAAGEARSAVRLVAGCGWYWWLSGHKAEGAELAARALALPDGEQDEARAVACAVTVMLAMAGLGDERQIVELLHEAQLLAELTGSRNPIVRFARPLNQLLVRDEEPGAVVRVWDELADEAADEDPWVLASARLEGARALLNIGGPPAEAEHRIRASLAGFRAIGERWGISFALSVLADLIARRGDHAAAVDLYEQAIAVTTELGGIEDRLHTQGRQAELRWLLGDRVGSASVLAQAEREARTLPWTDALAGLAHSTAEIARWSGRTADARAELARADEITRSIVVHPVFRAMLLDSLAHLDATDGDLTAARTHRRTALDLALTAGHAPTIAQTLVGLADQALRQGSPSQAARLLAAAHAVRGGPDLSRPDAPRVEAATRTALGDHYAEAARAGAAVTSGTAGLTPATPAAVRELAAVTLAGSAAPGGAGD
- a CDS encoding DUF397 domain-containing protein: MTSNLPLTAAEDRIEWRKSSFSGAQSDCVETGRMGTGGMAVRDSKDPHGPALAFAGEEWQAFVASVRGDGRLR
- a CDS encoding DUF5753 domain-containing protein, which gives rise to MPVNRNPTVRQRRLARTLKELRTAKRLTLAQAAQQLACAESKISRIEAAQSGIRIVDLRLLLDLYGVHDPSVRGGLEALSREGRLRGWWDRYSETLSPLYADYIALEADASDAYSIQTLLVPGLLQTEDYTRAVVRAQIEDATPEQVETLTKVRQERRSVLTREVPLRLWVVLSESVLKHQIGGPSVMRDQLGSLVVASGQPNISIQVLPEASEIHAALFGPVVVLSFPETTETDVAYVDSLLSTLYIEEPDEVLKYATLFRRALAESLSRTESVALIERIAKRNGLDHDEQSSPDCR
- a CDS encoding ATP-binding protein, with translation MPETLDHLPLARTMEPTWLAKSDHSPAAARRLLRSFLSGVRGGERFSDKGQLLVSELVTNAVVHATRSDQRIRLRLEVDQEQLWITVEDASDQVPQPRKSTDGESGRGLLLVEALADAWGWGPREGVGKQVWCVCSPDPAAGQPCRRR
- a CDS encoding ice-binding family protein, with product MTVDVIVSAPCRRRRRTRLKEALVLLPGLALLATGVLQPGIAHAADAPVELGTDTSYAVLGGSTVTNTGPSVINGDLGLSPGSSVTGFPPGIVNGAQHVADAPALQAQSDLVIAYNDAAGRAPTANVAGDLVGLTLTPGVYKSTGPLGLTGTVTLDAQGDPSAVFIFQIASTLITGSASNVSLVNGAQACNVFWQVGSSATIGTNSFFKGNILALTSIAAQTGTVIEGRALARNGAVTLDTNTITRAACTVGPPGPAGPSGPAGPSGPAGPSGPAGPTGSPGPTGAPGAPGPNGAPGAPGANGSPGAPGAPGPNGAPGAPGSPGAPGAPGPNGAPGSPGTNGAPGAPGAPGAPGAPGAPGAPGANGSPGAPGAPGPNGAPGAPGANGSPGPNGAPGANGSPGAPGPNGAPGAPGAPGANGSPGPNGLPGANGSPGAPGAPGPNGAPGAPGAPGAPGPNGAPGAPGAPGAPGPAGPAGPAGPAGPAGPPETPGNHGGHGDHGDHGQVGPGQGDHEKGSGGHDQGNHATVPSGHDQGGNGQHPKKPGALAATGAGMAADIAAGSLTMLALGCLALVLVRRSQGRRAGRRH